A genomic segment from Luteolibacter ambystomatis encodes:
- the ppdK gene encoding pyruvate, phosphate dikinase, with protein sequence MATKKKAAKPAAKKSVKKAAKPAASTEKKIKYVYTWGNGKADGNGSMKALLGGKGANLAEMTRIGLPVPPGFTITTEVCTYFYGHKKTYPAVLQAQMESGVRNMEKIMGCKFGDAKGMPLLVAVRSGARDSMPGMMDTILNLGLNDQTVLSLAAATKNERFAWDCYRRFIQMYGDVVLGVQKAEGEDHEPFEVVIEGFKHEKYGKDLVDSDLTAEDQQELVKRFKALVKQRTGKGFPNDPWDQLRGAAGAVFGSWMNDRAIVYRRKYNIPAEWGTAVNVQAMVYGNTGDTSGSGVAFTRNPANGVNEFYGEFLVNAQGEDVVAGVRTPEPVALMKKAMPKPFAELMKVRTILEKHFKDVQDVEFTVQEGKLFMLQTRNGKRTAAAALKFSMDMVKEKLIDWKTAVLRNPADQLDQLLAPIFDLAEVKKAKELAKGLPAGPGAASGKIYLNADRAAAAAEKGEVVLLVRNETSPEDLRGMIAAEGILTAKGGVSSHAALVARQMGKVCICGASAVEIDYDKKTVTVSGQVFKEGDYLSIDGTSGTVYGGQLKTAPSEIITGIVSNDKAAQKTEKFKSFLQLMKWCEQATKMGVRTNADTPEQTRIAVAFGATGIGLTRTEHMFFEGDRIDAMREMILATTLEARKAALAKLLPYQREDFTGIFTTLKGLPATIRLLDPPLHEFLPHSKEQQLDLSKKINVPVEKIIQRVHDLHEFNPMLGHRGCRLGIAYPEITEMQARAIFEAAADVAKKKIKVKPEVMIPLVGFQKEFDLQAEIVHRVAKEVMSEKKVKFDYQVGTMIEVPRGALTADEIAKGAEFFSFGTNDLTQTALGVSRDDMGAFLMPYIENEVFKKNPFATLDATGVGQLMETAVAKGRSTRPNIKLGICGEHGGDPDSVKFCHTLGLNYVSCSPYRVPVARLAAAQAAIEEAAKAPAAKPAKKAAKKAAPAKKAAKKVAKKK encoded by the coding sequence ATGGCAACGAAAAAGAAGGCCGCCAAACCGGCTGCCAAGAAGTCCGTCAAGAAAGCGGCGAAACCCGCCGCCTCCACCGAGAAGAAGATCAAGTACGTCTACACTTGGGGCAATGGCAAAGCCGACGGCAACGGCAGCATGAAGGCCCTTCTGGGTGGCAAGGGCGCGAACCTCGCCGAGATGACCCGCATCGGTCTTCCGGTGCCTCCGGGATTCACCATCACCACCGAGGTCTGCACCTATTTCTACGGCCACAAGAAGACCTATCCGGCCGTGCTCCAGGCCCAGATGGAATCCGGCGTGCGCAACATGGAGAAGATCATGGGCTGCAAGTTCGGCGACGCCAAGGGCATGCCGCTCCTTGTCGCCGTCCGCTCCGGTGCCCGTGACTCGATGCCGGGCATGATGGACACCATCCTCAACCTCGGTCTCAACGACCAGACCGTCCTTTCCCTCGCCGCCGCCACCAAGAACGAGCGCTTCGCCTGGGACTGCTACCGCCGCTTCATCCAGATGTACGGTGACGTCGTTCTCGGCGTGCAGAAGGCCGAAGGCGAAGACCACGAGCCCTTCGAAGTTGTCATCGAAGGCTTCAAGCACGAGAAGTACGGCAAGGATCTCGTTGATTCCGATCTCACCGCCGAAGACCAGCAGGAGCTGGTGAAGCGCTTCAAGGCTCTCGTGAAGCAGCGCACCGGCAAGGGCTTCCCGAACGATCCCTGGGACCAGCTCCGCGGTGCCGCCGGCGCCGTGTTCGGTTCCTGGATGAACGACCGCGCGATCGTCTATCGCCGCAAGTACAACATCCCCGCCGAATGGGGCACGGCCGTGAACGTGCAGGCGATGGTCTACGGCAACACCGGTGACACCTCCGGTTCCGGCGTGGCCTTCACCCGCAACCCCGCCAACGGCGTGAACGAATTCTACGGCGAATTCCTCGTCAACGCTCAGGGCGAAGACGTGGTCGCCGGTGTCCGCACCCCGGAGCCGGTCGCCCTCATGAAGAAGGCGATGCCGAAGCCCTTCGCGGAACTCATGAAGGTCCGCACCATCCTTGAGAAGCACTTCAAGGACGTGCAGGACGTCGAGTTCACCGTGCAGGAAGGCAAGCTGTTCATGCTCCAGACCCGCAACGGCAAACGCACCGCCGCCGCCGCGCTCAAGTTCTCCATGGACATGGTCAAGGAGAAGCTCATCGACTGGAAGACCGCCGTGCTCCGCAACCCGGCCGACCAGCTCGACCAGCTCCTTGCCCCGATCTTCGACCTCGCCGAGGTCAAGAAGGCCAAGGAACTCGCCAAGGGTCTCCCCGCCGGTCCGGGTGCCGCTTCCGGCAAGATCTACCTCAACGCCGACCGCGCCGCCGCGGCCGCCGAGAAGGGTGAAGTCGTCCTCCTCGTCCGCAACGAGACCAGCCCGGAAGACCTTCGCGGCATGATCGCCGCGGAAGGCATCCTCACCGCCAAGGGCGGTGTGTCCTCCCACGCCGCTCTCGTCGCCCGCCAGATGGGCAAGGTCTGTATCTGCGGTGCTTCCGCCGTGGAAATCGACTACGACAAGAAGACCGTCACCGTGTCCGGCCAGGTCTTCAAGGAAGGTGACTACCTCTCCATCGACGGCACCTCCGGCACTGTCTACGGCGGCCAGCTCAAGACCGCTCCGTCCGAGATCATCACCGGCATCGTCAGCAACGACAAGGCCGCCCAGAAGACCGAGAAGTTCAAGAGCTTCCTCCAGCTCATGAAGTGGTGCGAACAGGCGACCAAGATGGGCGTCCGCACCAATGCCGACACGCCGGAGCAGACCCGCATCGCCGTGGCCTTCGGTGCCACCGGCATCGGCCTGACCCGCACCGAGCACATGTTCTTCGAAGGCGACCGCATCGACGCGATGCGCGAGATGATCCTCGCCACCACCCTGGAAGCCCGCAAGGCCGCCCTGGCCAAGCTCCTTCCTTACCAGCGCGAGGACTTCACCGGCATCTTCACCACCCTGAAGGGCCTGCCGGCCACCATCCGCCTCCTCGACCCGCCGCTTCACGAGTTCCTGCCGCACTCCAAGGAGCAGCAGCTCGATCTCTCCAAGAAGATCAACGTGCCGGTCGAGAAGATCATCCAGCGCGTGCACGACCTGCACGAGTTCAACCCGATGCTCGGCCACCGCGGCTGCCGCCTCGGCATCGCCTATCCGGAAATCACCGAGATGCAGGCCCGCGCCATCTTCGAAGCCGCCGCTGACGTGGCGAAGAAGAAGATCAAGGTGAAGCCGGAAGTGATGATCCCGCTCGTCGGCTTCCAGAAGGAATTCGACCTCCAGGCCGAGATCGTCCATCGCGTCGCCAAGGAAGTGATGTCCGAGAAGAAGGTGAAGTTCGACTACCAGGTCGGCACCATGATCGAAGTCCCGCGCGGTGCCCTCACCGCCGACGAGATCGCCAAGGGCGCCGAGTTCTTCTCCTTCGGCACCAACGACCTCACCCAGACCGCGCTCGGCGTCAGCCGCGACGACATGGGCGCGTTCCTCATGCCTTACATCGAGAACGAAGTGTTCAAGAAGAACCCCTTCGCCACCCTCGATGCCACCGGCGTGGGCCAGCTCATGGAGACCGCCGTCGCCAAGGGCCGCAGCACCCGTCCGAACATCAAGCTCGGCATCTGCGGCGAGCACGGTGGTGATCCGGATTCCGTCAAGTTCTGCCACACCCTCGGCCTGAACTACGTGTCCTGCTCACCATACCGCGTGCCGGTCGCCCGCCTCGCCGCCGCCCAGGCCGCGATCGAGGAAGCCGCCAAGGCTCCCGCCGCCAAGCCGGCGAAGAAGGCCGCCAAAAAGGCTGCTCCGGCCAAGAAGGCTGCGAAGAAGGTCGCCAAGAAGAAGTAA